The proteins below are encoded in one region of Streptomyces sp. NBC_00490:
- a CDS encoding MBL fold metallo-hydrolase gives MTDAAALPGQPRGGVLSGPATPRAVNVLAPNASAMTLDGTNTWILAEPDSDLAVVVDPGPLHEGHLRNVVDTAEKAGKRIALTLLTHGHPDHAEGAVRFAALTGTKVRALDPALRLGDEGLGAGDVVGIGGLELRVVPTPGHTSDSLCFHLPADQAVLTGDTVLGRGTTLVAHPDGRLGDYLDSLRRLRSLTVDDGVHTVLPGHGPVLEDAQGAVEFYLAHRAHRLAQVETAVEDGYTTPGQVVAHVYADVDRSLWPAAELSVRAQLDYLEEHGLI, from the coding sequence ATGACGGACGCCGCAGCCCTTCCCGGTCAGCCGAGGGGCGGGGTGCTCTCGGGCCCCGCCACCCCGAGGGCCGTCAACGTCCTCGCGCCCAACGCGTCCGCGATGACCCTGGACGGCACCAACACCTGGATCCTCGCCGAGCCCGACTCCGATCTGGCCGTCGTGGTCGACCCCGGGCCGCTGCACGAGGGGCATCTGCGCAACGTCGTGGACACCGCCGAGAAGGCCGGCAAGCGCATCGCCCTGACCCTGCTGACGCACGGTCACCCTGACCATGCCGAGGGCGCCGTGCGGTTCGCCGCGCTGACGGGCACGAAGGTGCGGGCGCTGGACCCGGCGCTGCGGCTGGGCGACGAGGGGCTGGGCGCCGGGGACGTGGTCGGGATCGGCGGTCTGGAGCTGAGGGTCGTACCGACGCCGGGGCACACCTCGGACTCCCTGTGCTTCCATCTCCCGGCCGATCAGGCGGTTCTGACGGGGGACACGGTCCTGGGACGCGGTACGACGCTCGTGGCGCACCCTGACGGCCGCCTGGGCGACTATCTGGACTCCCTGAGGCGTCTGAGGTCCCTCACGGTCGACGACGGCGTCCACACCGTCCTCCCGGGCCATGGACCCGTCCTGGAGGACGCACAGGGGGCGGTGGAGTTCTATCTCGCCCACCGCGCCCACCGGCTCGCCCAGGTGGAGACGGCCGTGGAGGACGGGTACACGACGCCGGGCCAGGTCGTCGCGCACGTGTACGCCGACGTGGACCGGTCCCTGTGGCCGGCGGCGGAACTGTCGGTGCGGGCGCAGCTGGACTATCTGGAGGAGCACGGGCTGATCTAG